In one Caballeronia sp. M1242 genomic region, the following are encoded:
- a CDS encoding DUF4922 domain-containing protein, whose protein sequence is MSPYPLPEAPSWQVVVEQTARALACGALRPFDTVEHVVEEGGVRFLVRQTANLARKEEAAKLAAKSATDAASAWRDPFSPCEDALRVGDIGERHFLLLNKFNVLAHHLLIVTTQFEPQEALLDTDDFAALLACLNQYDGLGFYNGGAVAGSSQPHKHMQMVRLPLDGLAAPIEPLIQNARNGAIFRVPGLAFGHAAAWFDAPSDNTPQRAHHTYRRLLDAIGVEPLDVAGATHQAAPYNLLVTRRWMLAVPRTVADVEGIAINALGFAGSLFVRDDAQRRIVETLGPMKLLARAARG, encoded by the coding sequence ATGAGCCCATATCCACTGCCAGAAGCGCCTTCATGGCAAGTAGTCGTCGAGCAGACGGCGCGCGCGCTCGCGTGTGGCGCGCTGCGCCCGTTCGACACGGTAGAGCACGTCGTCGAGGAAGGCGGCGTGCGCTTCCTCGTGCGGCAAACGGCGAATCTGGCGCGCAAGGAAGAGGCCGCGAAGCTGGCGGCCAAGTCTGCCACCGATGCAGCAAGCGCGTGGCGCGATCCGTTCTCGCCATGCGAGGACGCGCTGCGCGTCGGTGATATCGGCGAGCGGCATTTCCTGTTGTTGAACAAGTTCAATGTCCTCGCGCACCATCTGCTGATCGTGACCACGCAGTTCGAGCCACAGGAAGCCCTGCTCGATACCGACGATTTCGCCGCCCTGCTCGCGTGCCTGAACCAGTATGACGGGCTCGGCTTCTACAACGGCGGCGCCGTCGCCGGATCGAGCCAGCCGCATAAGCACATGCAGATGGTGCGGCTGCCGCTCGACGGTCTCGCGGCGCCCATCGAGCCGTTGATCCAGAACGCGCGGAACGGCGCGATCTTTCGCGTGCCGGGGCTCGCGTTCGGTCACGCGGCGGCGTGGTTCGACGCCCCGTCCGACAACACGCCGCAACGCGCGCACCACACGTATCGACGGTTGCTGGACGCGATCGGCGTCGAACCGCTGGATGTCGCCGGGGCAACGCATCAGGCCGCGCCGTACAACTTGCTCGTCACGCGCCGCTGGATGCTCGCGGTTCCGCGCACCGTGGCCGATGTCGAAGGCATCGCGATCAACGCGCTCGGCTTCGCCGGCTCGCTTTTCGTGCGGGACGATGCCCAGCGCCGCATCGTCGAAACGCTGGGGCCGATGAAGTTGCTCGCCCGCGCCGCGCGGGGTTGA